One Desmodus rotundus isolate HL8 chromosome 4, HLdesRot8A.1, whole genome shotgun sequence DNA segment encodes these proteins:
- the SIRT1 gene encoding NAD-dependent protein deacetylase sirtuin-1, with the protein MADEAALALQPGGSPSAVAAEWEAASPSTGEPLSKRPRRDVPGLGWSPGEPDGAAPERELLAVAGDGPAAAAAAAGGEREAPATAGGLGDNGSGLQGLSRDPPPADDFDDEDDDDEGEEEEEAAAEIGYRDNLFRDEIITNGFHSCESDEDDRASHASSSDWTPRPRIGPYAFVQQHLMIGTDPRTILKDLLPETIPPPELDDMTLWQIVINILSEPPKRKKRKDINTIEDAVKLLQECKKIIVLTGAGVSVSCGIPDFRSRDGIYARLAVDFPDLPDPQAMFDIEYFRKDPRPFFKFAKEIYPGQFQPSLCHKFIALSDKEGKLLRNYTQNIDTLEQVAGIQRIIQCHGSFATASCLICKYKVDCEAVRGDIFNQVVPRCPRCPADEPLAIMKPEIVFFGENLPEQFHRAMKYDKDEVDLLIVIGSSLKVRPVALIPSSIPHEVPQILINREPLPHLHFDVELLGDCDVIINELCHRLGGEYAKLCCNPVKLSEITEKPPRTQKELAHLSELPPTPLNISEGSSSPERTSPPNSSVIVTLLDQATKSNVDPDMSESKDCVEEKSQVVQTFTRSTESVTEQLESPDLKNVGSSTGEKDERTSVAETVRKCWPSKLAKEQISKRLDGNQYLFLPPNRYIFHGAEVYSDSEDDVLSSSSCGSNSDSGTCQSPSLEEPMEDESEIEEFYNGLEDDADINERAGGTEFGADGVDQEAVNDAVSTKQEATDINCQSNKS; encoded by the exons ATGGCGGACGAGGCGGCGCTCGCCCTTCAGCCCGGCGGCTCCCCTTCGGCTGTGGCGGCCGAGTGGGAGGCCGCGTCGCCGTCCACCGGGGAGCCTCTCAGCAAGAGGCCGCGGAGAGACGTTCCCGGCCTCGGGTGGAGCCCGGGCGAGCCCGATGGGGCAGCCCCTGAGCGTGAGCTGCTGGCGGTGGCCGGGGACggcccggcggcggcggcggcggcggcgggcggggaGCGGGAGGCCCCGGCGACGGCAGGCGGATTAGGAGACAATGGGTCGGGCCTACAGGGCCTATCCCGGGACCCGCCGCCGGCCGACGACTTCGACGACGAGGACGACGATgatgagggagaggaggaggaagaggcagcgGCGGAGATCGGGTACCGAG ACAACCTGTTTCGTGATGAAATAATCACTAATGGTTTTCATTCATGTGAAAGTGATGAGGATGATAGAGCCTCACATGCAAGCTCTAGTGACTGGACTCCAAGGCCAAGGATAG GTCCATATGCTTTTGTTCAGCAACATCTCATGATCGGCACAGATCCTCGAACAATTCTTAAAGATTTACTGCCAGAAACAATTCCTCCTCCTGAATTGGATGATATGACATTGTGGCAGATTGTTATTAATATCCTTTCAGAaccaccaaaaaggaaaaaaagaaaagatattaatACAATTGAAGATGCTGTGAAATTACTGCAggaatgcaaaaaaataatagtTCTAACTGGAGCTGGG GTTTCTGTTTCTTGTGGAATACCTGACTTCAGGTCAAGAGATGGTATTTATGCTCGCCTTGCGGTAGACTTCCCAGATCTTCCAGATCCTCAAGCAATGTTTGATATTGAGTATTTCAGAAAAGATCCAAGACCGTTCTTCAAGTTCGCAAAG GAAATATATCCTGGACAGTTCCAACCATCTCTCTGTCACAAATTCATAGCCTTGTcagataaagaaggaaaactactTCGCAACTACACTCAGAATATAGATACACTGGAACAGGTCGCAGGAATCCAAAGGATAATTCAATGTCATG GTTCTTTCGCAACAGCGTCTTGCCTGATTTGTAAATACAAAGTTGACTGTGAAGCTGTACGAGGAGATATTTTTAATCAG GTGGTTCCTCGATGTCCTAGGTGCCCAGCTGATGAACCACTTGCTATTATGAAACCAGAGATTGTCTTTTTTGGTGAAAATTTACCAGAACAGTTTCATAGAGCCATGAAGTATGACAAAGATGAAGTTGATCTCCTCATTGTTATTGGGTCTTCCCTGAAAGTAAGACCAGTAGCACTAATTCCAA gttcCATACCCCATGAAGTGCCTCAGATATTAATTAATAGGGAACCTTTGCCTCATCTGCATTTTGATGTAGAGCTTCTTGGAGACTGTGATGTCATAATTAATGAATTGTGTCATAGGTTAGGTGGTGAATATGCCAAACTTTGCTGCAACCCTGTAAAGCTTTCAGAAATTACTGAAAAACCTCCACGAACACAAAAAGAGTTGGCACATTTGTCGGAGTTGCCACCCACACCTCTTAATATTTCAGAAGGCTCAAGTTCGCCAGAAAGAACTTCACCACCAAATTCTTCAGTTATTGTCACACTTTTAGACCAAGCAACAAAGAGTAATGTTGATCCAGATATGTCTGAATCAAAAGATTGTGTGGAAGAAAAGTCACAGGTAGTACAGACTTTTACTAGGAGCACTGAAAGTGTTACCGAACAGTTGGAGAGCCCAGATTTGAAGAACGttggctccagcactggggagaAGGATGAAAGAACTTCAGTAGCGGAAACAGTGAGAAAGTGCTGGCCATCCAAGCTTGCAAAGGAGCAGATTAGTAAACGGCTTGATG GTAATCAGTATCTGTTTTTACCACCAAATCGTTACATTTTCCATGGTGCTGAGGTTTATTCAGACTCTGAAGATGACGTCTTATCCTCTAGTTCTTGTGGCAGTAATAGTGATAGTGGAACATGCCAGAGTCCAAGTTTAGAAGAACCCATGGAGGACGAAAGTGAGATTGAAGAATTTTACAATGGTTTGGAAGATGATGCTGATATTAATGAGAGAGCTGGAGGAACAGAATTTGGAGCTGATGGAGTTGATCAGGAGGCAGTTAATGATGCTGTATCTACGAAACAGGAAGCAACAGACATTAACTGTCAGTCAAACAAATCATAA